A window of Caretta caretta isolate rCarCar2 chromosome 13, rCarCar1.hap1, whole genome shotgun sequence contains these coding sequences:
- the SOX18 gene encoding transcription factor SOX-18 — protein MNRSEPSYCREEISQPRGGRSWGPTAAPAAEPGLAYPQTPGADSASSRTPSPDPGFGFRPGAAGGDPGALGSAPSRSPSPDPGYGYSPTSGRAEGKPGEDSRIRRPMNAFMVWAKDERKRLAQQNPDLHNAVLSKMLGQSWKALSASDKRPFVEEAERLRIQHLQDHPNYKYRPRRKKQAKKIKRMEPNILLHNLSQPCSDSFSMNHHSGSQPGHHQPPPLNHFRELHSMGSDIENYGLPTPEMSPLDVLEQTEPAFFPPHMQDDCSMMPFRGYHPHHQMEFPQEKPMGRDMALPYAQTPSHLADAMRTPHPSSMYYNQMCSGPQNVLSAHLGQLSPPPEAHHVDSVDHLNQTELWTDVDRNEFDQYLNMSRTRPETSGLPYHVSLSKVTPRSISCEESSLISALSDASSAVYYSSCITG, from the exons ATGAATAGATCTGAGCCTAGTTACTGCCGAGAGGAGATATCTCAACCCAGGGGCGGCCGTTCATGGGGACCCACTGCGGCCCCCGCCGCTGAGCCCGGGCTCGCCTACCCGCAGACCCCGGGGGCAGACTCCGCGTCCAGCCggacccccagccctgaccccggCTTTGGATTTCGCCCAGGCGCGGCGGGGGGAGATCCAGGAGCGCTCGGGTCAGCTCCCAGCCGGTCGCCGAGCCCGGATCCCGGGTATGGATACAGTCCGACCTCGGGCAGAGCCGAGGGGAAGCCGGGGGAGGATTCCAGGATCCGCCGCCCCATGAACGCCTTCATGGTCTGGGCGAAGGACGAGCGGAAGCGGCTGGCGCAGCAGAACCCCGACCTGCACAACGCGGTGCTGAGCAAGATGTTGG GCCAGTCATGGAAAGCCCTGAGTGCCAGTGACAAGCGCCCCTTCGTGGAGGAAGCAGAGAGGCTGCGAATTCAGCATCTGCAGGACCATCCCAACTACAAGTACCGCCCAAGGAGGAAGAAGCAAGCCAAGAAAATCAAGAGGATGGAACCCAATATCCTTCTCCACAACCTTTCCCAGCCGTGCAGCGACAGCTTCAGCATGAATCATCATAGTGGCAGCCAGCCTGGCCACCACCAGCCTCCCCCACTTAACCACTTCAGAGAACTCCACTCCATGGGGTCGGATATTGAAAACTATGGCTTGCCAACTCCCGAGATGTCTCCTTTGGATGTCTTGGAACAGACCGAGCCAGCGTTTTTCCCTCCTCACATGCAGGATGACTGCAGCATGATGCCCTTTAGAGGCTATCATCCCCATCACCAGATGGAGTTTCCCCAAGAGAAGCCCATGGGGCGGGACATGGCACTGCCCTATGCTCAGACCCCATCACATTTGGCTGATGCTATGAGGACTCCCCATCCATCTAGCATGTACTACAACCAAATGTGCTCTGGACCGCAGAATGTCCTTTCTGCCCATCTGGGccagctctcaccccctcctgaagCCCATCATGTTGACAGTGTAGATCACTTAAATCAAACTGAGCTTTGGACAGATGTTGACCGCAATGAGTTTGACCAGTATTTGAACATGAGCAGGACTCGTCCTGAAACCTCAGGACTCCCTTACCATGTCTCCCTGTCCAAAGTGACTCCAAGAAGCATCTCCTGTGAGGAGAGCAGTTTGATATCTGCATTGTCTGATGCCAGCAGTGCGGTCTACTATAGCTCCTGCATCACAGGCTAG